In Paracoccus sp. TOH, a single window of DNA contains:
- a CDS encoding quinoprotein relay system zinc metallohydrolase 2 yields MFHLVLAACLAAQPGSCESRLLPAGEAATREDCQLRAEPIARDWLARHPDLADGGGTRCVETAELPALTMQEVAEGIHLHQGAMAALSPQNRGRIANLSFVIGETVAVIDAGGSRAEGEALYAAIRQLTDRPVSHVILTHMHPDHILGAEVFSEAGATIVADARLPEAVARRAESWMISVPRQIGAANFAGTRIAAVDHKVTAPETISLGDRSLRLTPVPPAHTDNDMTVLDEETGTLFTGDLVFQGLTPSLDGSLAGWLDWIGRPPDPPPTLIVPGHGPAVEGWDAAVTPERHYLTALRDATREALRHGLALSRAIPAISLAMKPVSEGWADFQAVTARNAATAFAELEWE; encoded by the coding sequence ATGTTCCATCTGGTCCTGGCCGCCTGCCTTGCCGCCCAGCCGGGCAGCTGCGAATCGCGGCTGCTGCCGGCCGGCGAGGCGGCGACGCGCGAGGATTGCCAGTTGCGCGCCGAGCCCATCGCCCGCGACTGGCTGGCCCGGCATCCCGACCTGGCCGATGGCGGCGGCACCCGCTGCGTCGAGACCGCGGAACTGCCCGCCCTGACCATGCAGGAGGTGGCCGAGGGCATCCACCTCCACCAGGGCGCCATGGCGGCGCTGTCGCCGCAGAACCGCGGCCGCATCGCCAACCTGTCCTTCGTCATCGGCGAGACGGTGGCGGTGATCGACGCCGGCGGCAGCCGGGCCGAGGGCGAGGCGCTTTACGCCGCCATCCGGCAGCTGACCGACAGGCCGGTCAGCCACGTCATCCTGACCCACATGCATCCCGACCACATCCTGGGCGCCGAGGTCTTCTCCGAGGCCGGCGCCACCATCGTCGCCGATGCCCGCCTGCCCGAAGCGGTGGCGCGGCGGGCGGAAAGCTGGATGATCTCGGTCCCGCGCCAGATCGGGGCGGCGAATTTCGCCGGCACCCGCATCGCCGCCGTGGACCACAAGGTCACCGCGCCCGAGACCATCTCGCTGGGCGACCGCAGCCTGCGGCTGACGCCGGTGCCGCCGGCCCATACCGACAACGACATGACGGTCCTGGACGAGGAAACCGGCACGCTGTTCACCGGCGATCTGGTCTTCCAGGGGCTGACGCCGTCGCTGGACGGCTCGCTGGCCGGCTGGCTCGACTGGATCGGCCGGCCCCCCGATCCGCCGCCGACGCTGATCGTGCCGGGCCATGGCCCGGCGGTGGAAGGCTGGGACGCGGCGGTGACGCCCGAGCGCCACTATCTGACCGCCTTGCGCGACGCCACGCGCGAGGCGTTGCGCCACGGCCTGGCGCTGTCGCGGGCCATTCCGGCGATCAGCCTGGCGATGAAGCCGGTCTCGGAGGGATGGGCGGATTTCCAGGCCGTCACCGCCCGGAATGCCGCCACGGCCTTTGCCGAACTGGAATGGGAATAG
- the pqqA gene encoding pyrroloquinoline quinone precursor peptide PqqA, whose protein sequence is MAWTKPALKEIACGMEINMYAPAEDEPVLF, encoded by the coding sequence ATGGCCTGGACAAAACCCGCGCTGAAGGAAATCGCCTGCGGCATGGAAATCAACATGTATGCCCCGGCCGAGGACGAGCCGGTCCTGTTCTAA
- the pqqB gene encoding pyrroloquinoline quinone biosynthesis protein PqqB, with translation MRIVILGSGAGGGVPQWNCGCRNCDAARNGRIPAMSQSGIAISANGRDWALINASPDLRQQLAATPALRPEGLRGSPIRSVLVTNGDIDHVAGLLTLREGQGFDLFATPAIHAVLAGNPMLSALAPGLVPRREVTLDRAFALAPGLTATLFAVPGKVPLYLEGERVETGLMGEQTVGVELAANGRRAFYIPGCASVPDWLCDRIAGADALLFDGTLWTDDEMVRAGLGAKTGRRMGHVPVSGPGGSLDGLRQVALGARIYVHLNNSNPLVDPASPERAQAQAAGWQIGHDGMEIAP, from the coding sequence ATGCGTATCGTGATTCTCGGCAGCGGCGCAGGCGGTGGTGTGCCGCAGTGGAACTGCGGTTGCCGCAACTGCGATGCCGCGCGCAATGGGCGCATTCCCGCGATGAGCCAAAGCGGGATCGCCATATCCGCCAATGGCCGGGACTGGGCGCTGATCAATGCCTCGCCCGACCTGCGCCAGCAGCTGGCCGCGACGCCGGCGCTGCGGCCCGAGGGGCTGCGCGGCTCTCCGATCCGGTCGGTGCTGGTGACGAATGGCGACATCGACCATGTCGCCGGCCTGCTGACCCTGCGCGAAGGGCAGGGTTTCGACCTGTTCGCGACCCCGGCCATTCATGCCGTGCTGGCCGGCAATCCGATGCTGTCGGCGCTGGCCCCCGGCCTGGTGCCGCGGCGCGAGGTGACGCTGGACCGCGCTTTCGCCCTGGCGCCGGGCCTGACCGCCACGCTGTTCGCGGTGCCCGGCAAGGTGCCGCTGTATCTGGAGGGCGAGCGGGTCGAGACCGGGCTGATGGGCGAGCAGACCGTCGGTGTCGAACTGGCCGCCAATGGCCGGCGGGCGTTCTACATCCCCGGCTGCGCCTCGGTTCCGGACTGGCTTTGCGACCGCATCGCAGGCGCGGATGCGCTGCTGTTCGACGGCACGCTTTGGACCGATGACGAGATGGTCCGCGCCGGGCTGGGCGCCAAGACCGGGCGGCGCATGGGCCATGTGCCGGTATCGGGTCCGGGCGGCAGCCTGGACGGGCTGCGCCAGGTGGCCTTGGGCGCCCGCATCTATGTGCATCTGAACAATTCGAACCCGCTGGTCGATCCCGCCAGCCCCGAGCGCGCGCAGGCGCAGGCGGCTGGCTGGCAGATCGGCCATGACGGTATGGAGATCGCGCCATGA
- the pqqC gene encoding pyrroloquinoline-quinone synthase PqqC, whose product MKLADHRAQTRAEFHERLKRIGAERYHDRHPFHKRLHGGQCTPDEVRAWVINRWHYQSRIPMKDAAFLSRLDDPQLRRIWRHRIEDHDGGVDQGGGIRRWLALARAVGLDPDYVAGGAGVMPATRFAVDAYVRFVRDMPLLDAVAASLTEMFAPKIHAERIEGLLKHYDFADETSLAYFRNRLTEAPKDVEFGLTYVLDHADTLEKQDAAAAALIFKTDVLWAQLDALWHGYVEGRLPPGAWRSGEGLLDSAIPEPAPDAASASGPAPNAAAVP is encoded by the coding sequence ATGAAACTTGCCGACCACCGCGCCCAGACCCGCGCCGAGTTCCACGAGCGCCTGAAGCGCATCGGCGCCGAGCGCTATCACGACCGTCACCCGTTCCACAAACGCCTGCATGGCGGGCAGTGCACGCCGGACGAGGTGCGGGCCTGGGTCATCAACCGCTGGCATTACCAGTCGCGCATCCCGATGAAGGACGCGGCCTTCCTGTCGCGGCTGGACGACCCGCAGCTGCGCCGCATCTGGCGCCACCGGATCGAGGATCACGACGGCGGCGTCGATCAGGGCGGCGGCATCCGGCGCTGGCTGGCACTGGCCCGCGCCGTGGGCCTCGATCCCGATTACGTCGCCGGCGGCGCGGGGGTGATGCCGGCGACGCGCTTCGCCGTCGATGCCTATGTCCGCTTCGTGCGCGACATGCCCTTGCTGGATGCCGTGGCCGCCAGCCTGACCGAGATGTTCGCGCCCAAGATCCATGCCGAGCGCATCGAGGGGCTGCTGAAGCATTACGATTTCGCCGACGAGACCAGCCTGGCCTATTTCCGCAACCGGCTGACCGAGGCGCCGAAGGATGTCGAGTTCGGCCTGACCTATGTGCTGGACCATGCCGACACGCTGGAAAAGCAGGACGCGGCGGCGGCGGCGCTGATCTTCAAGACCGATGTGCTTTGGGCGCAGCTCGACGCGCTGTGGCACGGCTATGTCGAGGGGCGGCTTCCCCCCGGCGCCTGGCGGTCGGGCGAAGGGCTGCTGGACTCGGCCATTCCCGAGCCGGCGCCCGATGCCGCTTCCGCTTCCGGCCCGGCCCCCAATGCGGCTGCGGTCCCATGA
- the pqqD gene encoding pyrroloquinoline quinone biosynthesis peptide chaperone PqqD: MTGGRISGACVPYLPRGVRLHDDRVRGIRVLLAPERAMQLDAVGDAILSELDGERSLAEVILNLCGRYATPAEQIEGDVHDFIRGLVDRRMVFLACAEGSDEREDAA, encoded by the coding sequence ATGACCGGGGGGCGCATCAGCGGCGCCTGCGTGCCCTATCTGCCGCGCGGCGTGCGGCTGCATGACGACCGCGTGCGCGGCATCCGCGTGCTTCTGGCGCCGGAACGGGCCATGCAGCTGGACGCGGTCGGCGATGCGATCCTGTCCGAGCTGGACGGGGAACGCAGCCTGGCCGAGGTCATCCTGAACCTGTGCGGGCGCTATGCCACCCCCGCCGAGCAGATCGAGGGCGACGTGCACGATTTCATCCGCGGCCTGGTGGACCGGCGCATGGTCTTCCTGGCCTGCGCCGAGGGCAGCGACGAGCGGGAGGACGCGGCATGA
- the pqqE gene encoding pyrroloquinoline quinone biosynthesis protein PqqE has product MAMLAELTHRCPLACPYCSNPVELTRAQAELTAAEWADVFRQAADLGVLQVHLSGGEPASRRDLTEIAVSARDAGLYVNLITSGIGLTEARLRELDGIVDHIQLSLQGIDAAMADWISGYGGSFSRKMQVADWVRAIGFPLTLNAVVHRQNLDRLPEMIDLAERLGCRRIEVATVQFHGWAELNRRPLMPTMAQAARAREVVNAARERLRGRMVIDYVPADHHAAYPKSCMGGWGSTGLNIAPDGTVLPCHAAQTIKELHFDNIREVRLARIWHHGDAFNAFRGTAWMPEPCQSCERRDLDFGGCRCQAMVMAGTARATDPVCSRSPFNARLRAEAEADAASDDTALVYRRMAKEKRI; this is encoded by the coding sequence ATGGCGATGCTGGCCGAGCTGACGCATCGCTGCCCGCTGGCCTGTCCCTATTGCTCGAATCCCGTCGAACTGACCCGGGCCCAGGCCGAGCTGACGGCGGCGGAATGGGCGGATGTCTTCCGCCAGGCCGCCGATCTGGGGGTGCTGCAGGTGCATCTGTCCGGCGGCGAGCCGGCCTCGCGCCGCGACCTGACCGAGATCGCGGTCTCGGCCCGCGACGCCGGGCTTTACGTCAACCTGATCACTTCGGGCATCGGCCTGACCGAGGCGCGGCTGCGCGAGCTGGACGGGATCGTCGATCACATCCAGCTGTCGCTGCAGGGCATCGACGCCGCCATGGCCGATTGGATCAGCGGCTATGGCGGCAGCTTTTCCCGCAAGATGCAGGTGGCGGACTGGGTGCGCGCCATCGGCTTTCCGCTGACCCTGAACGCGGTGGTGCATCGCCAGAACCTGGACCGCCTGCCCGAGATGATCGACCTGGCCGAGCGGCTGGGCTGTCGCCGGATCGAGGTGGCGACGGTGCAATTCCACGGCTGGGCCGAACTGAACCGCCGGCCCTTGATGCCGACCATGGCCCAGGCCGCCCGGGCGCGCGAGGTGGTGAATGCGGCGCGCGAGCGGCTGCGCGGCCGCATGGTCATCGACTATGTCCCGGCCGACCATCACGCCGCCTATCCGAAAAGCTGCATGGGCGGCTGGGGCTCGACCGGCCTCAACATCGCGCCAGACGGCACGGTGCTGCCCTGTCATGCCGCCCAGACCATCAAGGAACTGCATTTCGACAACATCCGCGAGGTGCGGCTTGCGCGCATCTGGCATCACGGCGACGCCTTCAACGCCTTTCGCGGCACCGCCTGGATGCCCGAGCCTTGCCAGTCCTGCGAGCGGCGCGACCTGGATTTCGGCGGCTGCCGCTGCCAAGCCATGGTCATGGCGGGGACGGCGCGGGCCACCGATCCGGTCTGCTCGCGCTCGCCCTTCAACGCCCGGCTGCGGGCCGAGGCCGAGGCGGATGCCGCCAGCGACGATACCGCGCTGGTCTATCGCCGCATGGCGAAGGAGAAACGGATATGA
- a CDS encoding quinoprotein dehydrogenase-associated SoxYZ-like carrier encodes MALLAAPALVQKAGATEVANPMQPSALWDDMRLAVIGTEAEPPVDPAVFDLDAPPRADNPALVPVHITQPPGAPAITALTLVVDGNPAPVAAEFTFGEALMPLDFEVRVRVDSYSDLRAIATLADGRKVMAGRFVKASGGCAAPAGKSMDEVRAAMGQMKFRQAEEAGRQVGTLMIRHPNFSGLQRDQVTLLTIPAEFIQVLEVKQGETPLFTMEAGISISEDPVFRFAHAPGEGPVTVHAQDTDGRVWDQSF; translated from the coding sequence ATGGCCCTGCTGGCCGCGCCGGCCCTGGTCCAGAAAGCGGGGGCGACCGAGGTGGCGAACCCGATGCAGCCCTCGGCCCTGTGGGACGACATGCGGCTGGCGGTGATCGGCACCGAGGCCGAGCCGCCGGTCGATCCGGCGGTCTTCGATCTGGATGCCCCGCCGCGCGCCGACAATCCGGCGCTGGTGCCGGTGCATATCACCCAGCCGCCCGGCGCGCCGGCGATCACCGCGCTGACCCTGGTGGTGGACGGCAATCCGGCGCCGGTCGCGGCCGAGTTCACCTTTGGCGAGGCGCTGATGCCGCTGGATTTCGAGGTGCGGGTGCGCGTGGACAGCTATTCCGACCTGCGCGCCATCGCCACGCTGGCCGACGGGCGCAAGGTCATGGCCGGGCGCTTCGTCAAGGCTTCGGGCGGCTGCGCGGCGCCGGCCGGAAAAAGCATGGACGAGGTGCGCGCCGCCATGGGCCAGATGAAGTTCCGGCAGGCCGAGGAGGCCGGGCGGCAGGTCGGCACGCTGATGATCCGGCACCCGAATTTCTCGGGCCTGCAGCGCGACCAGGTGACGCTGCTGACCATCCCGGCCGAGTTCATCCAGGTGCTGGAGGTCAAGCAGGGCGAGACGCCGCTGTTCACCATGGAGGCCGGGATCTCGATCTCGGAAGACCCGGTGTTCCGCTTTGCCCATGCGCCGGGCGAGGGGCCGGTGACGGTCCATGCCCAGGACACCGACGGCCGGGTCTGGGATCAGTCGTTCTGA
- a CDS encoding ATP-binding cassette domain-containing protein: MRLELEAKTFGPRPVLGGLSLAVARGERLAILGPSGIGKSTLLRILAGLDRNYCGRLDGADRLAVVFQEPVLLPWRDAVANIAIPTGCDAATARDWLAQVGLAGHEAKFPRQLSLGQQRRLALARAFAAGPDILLMDEPFASLDADTAARMLALTDALLTRSGAGLVLVTHDPREAEALHARPLLLTGQPAQLQTRPQND, encoded by the coding sequence ATGCGGCTTGAGCTGGAAGCCAAGACCTTCGGCCCGCGGCCGGTGCTGGGGGGCTTGTCGCTGGCGGTCGCGCGGGGCGAGCGGCTGGCGATCCTGGGCCCCTCGGGCATCGGGAAATCCACGCTGCTGCGCATCCTCGCCGGGCTGGACCGGAACTATTGCGGCCGGCTGGACGGCGCCGACCGCCTGGCCGTGGTGTTCCAGGAGCCGGTGCTGCTGCCCTGGCGCGACGCGGTGGCGAACATCGCCATCCCGACCGGCTGCGATGCGGCCACGGCGCGGGACTGGCTGGCGCAGGTCGGGCTGGCCGGACACGAGGCGAAATTTCCGCGCCAGCTTTCGCTGGGCCAGCAGCGGCGGCTGGCGCTGGCCCGCGCCTTTGCCGCCGGCCCCGACATCCTGCTGATGGACGAGCCCTTCGCCTCGCTGGATGCCGATACGGCGGCGCGGATGCTGGCACTGACCGATGCGCTGCTGACCCGCAGCGGCGCCGGGCTGGTGCTGGTCACCCATGACCCGCGCGAGGCCGAGGCGCTGCATGCCCGGCCACTGCTGCTGACCGGCCAGCCGGCGCAACTTCAGACCCGGCCTCAGAACGACTGA
- a CDS encoding ABC transporter permease subunit: MTGTPKPLSPRPGLVPGMLSILAMLLLWTLASQLTDRPQTLPAPWDVAARIGRLAATGELWFNAGMTLFRVAASFALAMAAGMALGLWMGRWRGADQWLNPGVIILLNVPALVVIVLCYIWIGLNETAAILAVALNKIPVVTVMIREGTRALRPDLDDMARAFRMAPLARLRHVVLPQLAPHIAAAARAGISLIWKIVLVVEFLGRSNGVGFKIHLLFSSFDVTGVLAWALAFVAVMLAIDLFLLRPWEARANRWRQDAA; the protein is encoded by the coding sequence TTGACCGGAACGCCGAAGCCCCTGTCGCCCCGCCCCGGCCTGGTGCCGGGGATGCTGTCGATCCTGGCCATGCTGCTGCTGTGGACGCTGGCCTCGCAGCTGACCGACCGGCCGCAGACCCTGCCGGCGCCCTGGGATGTCGCGGCCCGCATCGGCCGGCTGGCGGCGACCGGCGAGCTGTGGTTCAACGCCGGCATGACGCTGTTCCGCGTCGCCGCCAGCTTCGCGCTGGCCATGGCGGCCGGCATGGCGCTGGGGTTGTGGATGGGCCGCTGGCGCGGGGCGGACCAGTGGCTCAATCCCGGCGTCATCATCCTGCTGAACGTGCCGGCGCTGGTGGTGATCGTGCTGTGCTACATCTGGATCGGCCTCAACGAGACCGCCGCCATCCTCGCCGTGGCGCTGAACAAGATCCCGGTGGTCACGGTGATGATCCGCGAAGGCACCCGCGCGCTGCGCCCCGACCTCGATGACATGGCCCGCGCCTTTCGCATGGCGCCGCTGGCGCGGCTGCGCCATGTCGTGCTGCCGCAACTGGCGCCGCATATCGCCGCCGCGGCGCGGGCCGGCATCTCGCTGATCTGGAAGATCGTGCTGGTGGTCGAGTTCCTGGGCCGCTCGAACGGCGTCGGCTTCAAGATCCACCTGCTGTTTTCCAGCTTCGACGTGACCGGGGTGCTGGCCTGGGCGCTGGCCTTCGTCGCCGTCATGCTGGCCATCGACCTGTTCCTGCTGCGGCCATGGGAGGCCCGCGCCAACCGCTGGAGGCAGGATGCGGCTTGA
- a CDS encoding ABC transporter substrate-binding protein — MRLSRRITLMAGAAALAGLALPARAQTPVIRIGTLENGTVNWEIETIRKRGLDAANGFTLQPMILAGNPATQVAMQGAEVDTIVSDWLWVAQQRARGTGFRFLPYSTAVGGVMVRGDSPARSLADLKGKKIGIAGGPVDKSWLILRAWSREKLGEDLAEVTQQVFGAPPMILNAAETGEVDAAINFWHFQAKMKARGMREIMSVGTAAADLGLDPSTPLLGYVLRDDWIAANPQLAAGLARASRAAKELLARDDAAWDELRPLMETADDAEFQALKAGWRAGIPAPGPVNAENAQKMLATMAELGGEELTGGVTALPEGLFWWPE, encoded by the coding sequence ATGCGACTCAGCCGGAGAATCACCCTGATGGCCGGGGCGGCCGCCCTGGCCGGGCTGGCGCTGCCCGCCCGCGCGCAAACCCCGGTGATCCGCATCGGCACGCTGGAGAACGGCACCGTCAACTGGGAGATCGAGACGATCCGCAAGCGCGGCCTCGACGCCGCGAACGGCTTCACGCTGCAGCCGATGATCCTGGCCGGCAACCCCGCCACCCAGGTCGCCATGCAGGGGGCCGAGGTCGACACCATCGTCTCGGACTGGCTGTGGGTGGCGCAGCAGCGGGCGCGCGGCACCGGCTTCCGCTTCTTGCCCTATTCCACCGCCGTCGGTGGGGTGATGGTGCGCGGCGACAGCCCGGCGCGATCGCTTGCCGACCTGAAGGGCAAGAAGATCGGCATCGCCGGCGGGCCGGTGGACAAAAGCTGGCTGATCCTGCGCGCCTGGTCGCGCGAGAAGCTGGGCGAGGATCTGGCCGAGGTGACGCAGCAGGTCTTCGGCGCGCCGCCGATGATCCTGAACGCCGCCGAGACCGGCGAGGTCGATGCCGCGATCAACTTCTGGCATTTCCAGGCCAAGATGAAGGCGCGCGGCATGCGCGAGATCATGTCGGTCGGCACGGCGGCGGCCGATCTGGGCCTCGATCCCTCGACCCCGCTGCTGGGCTATGTGCTGCGCGACGACTGGATCGCGGCCAACCCGCAGCTTGCCGCCGGCCTGGCCCGCGCCTCTCGCGCCGCCAAGGAGCTGCTGGCCCGGGACGACGCCGCCTGGGACGAGCTGCGCCCGCTGATGGAAACGGCCGACGATGCCGAGTTCCAGGCGCTGAAGGCCGGCTGGCGCGCCGGCATCCCCGCCCCCGGCCCGGTGAACGCCGAGAACGCCCAGAAGATGCTCGCCACCATGGCCGAACTGGGCGGCGAGGAACTGACCGGCGGCGTCACCGCCCTGCCCGAGGGCCTGTTCTGGTGGCCGGAGTAG
- a CDS encoding response regulator transcription factor encodes MASAEMQSQDRAASPRLSADRVREILIVDDHPLMCDALALTLKISFGLKNVRTARSLAAAQEQIRAQGAPDAVILDLNLPDARGAEGLVTLRRQIPDVPITMISADLENAMISAAMAAGAQGYISKSLGREALVDSLRRMWEGERVTPDSYQPDSIGEEDAARAELARRFASLTPQQMKILRLICQGKANKEISYELSIAEATVKTHITAIMSKINARRRTQAVLLANSVRLFEPA; translated from the coding sequence ATGGCCTCAGCCGAAATGCAGTCGCAAGACCGCGCCGCATCGCCAAGGCTCTCCGCTGATCGGGTCCGCGAGATCCTGATCGTGGACGACCATCCGCTGATGTGCGACGCGCTCGCCCTGACGCTGAAGATCAGCTTCGGGCTGAAGAACGTCCGCACCGCCCGCAGCCTGGCGGCCGCGCAGGAGCAGATTCGCGCCCAAGGGGCGCCGGACGCGGTGATCCTGGACCTGAACCTGCCCGATGCCCGCGGGGCCGAGGGGCTGGTCACGCTGCGCCGGCAGATCCCGGACGTGCCGATCACCATGATCTCGGCCGATCTGGAGAACGCCATGATCTCGGCGGCGATGGCGGCGGGGGCGCAGGGCTATATCAGCAAGTCCCTGGGCCGCGAGGCGCTGGTCGACAGCCTGCGCCGCATGTGGGAGGGCGAGCGGGTGACCCCCGACAGCTACCAGCCCGACAGCATCGGCGAGGAGGACGCCGCCCGCGCCGAGCTGGCCCGCCGCTTCGCCAGCCTGACGCCGCAGCAGATGAAGATCCTGCGGCTGATCTGCCAGGGCAAGGCCAACAAGGAGATCAGCTACGAGCTGTCCATCGCCGAGGCCACGGTCAAGACCCACATCACCGCGATCATGTCCAAGATCAACGCCCGCCGTCGCACCCAGGCGGTGCTGCTGGCCAATAGCGTCAGGCTGTTCGAACCGGCATGA
- a CDS encoding FIST N-terminal domain-containing protein produces the protein MSTASPEPWPGPRRRARARPVLAPAPVAISVPAAGADAAACIAQAMAPQEPALVLLFGMPAEGLPALGAELRRRLGPDCRVVGCSSAGEIGPQGYCAATVTAVGFPATSFRVGVCVLRDQALVPVSEWMATLRRFHVDFRPDLRRSSFGVLLPDALARQEDVLTATLDAAIPGLPVVGGSSAEGMLFAPTCQMVDGAVHEGAALFVLIETDLAISEVLFSHFSPTDKRAVVTAADTHNRIILELNAEPAAQEYARLAGVPLHALTQTEFARHPLLLRTGKRHHVRAIRAITREGGLELLSGTEPGHILTLGRAMDMTRGFAEVMDALPRPPLMVLGFDCILRRLALERAGMTGQMSELLARYRVVGFNTYGEQHSGMHVNQTFVGMALMPPEAG, from the coding sequence ATGAGCACCGCCTCGCCCGAGCCCTGGCCGGGCCCGCGCCGGCGGGCCAGGGCGCGGCCGGTCCTGGCGCCGGCGCCCGTCGCCATCTCGGTCCCGGCCGCCGGCGCCGATGCCGCCGCCTGCATCGCCCAGGCGATGGCGCCGCAGGAACCGGCGCTGGTCCTGCTGTTCGGCATGCCGGCCGAGGGCCTGCCCGCGCTGGGTGCCGAGCTGCGCCGGCGGCTTGGCCCGGATTGCCGGGTGGTCGGCTGTTCCTCGGCCGGCGAGATCGGGCCGCAGGGCTATTGCGCGGCCACGGTGACGGCCGTGGGTTTCCCCGCCACCAGCTTTCGCGTCGGCGTCTGCGTGCTGCGCGACCAGGCGCTGGTGCCGGTCTCGGAATGGATGGCGACGCTGCGCCGCTTCCATGTCGATTTCCGGCCGGACCTGCGCCGGTCCAGCTTCGGGGTGCTGCTGCCCGACGCGCTGGCCCGGCAGGAGGACGTGCTGACCGCGACGCTGGACGCGGCGATCCCCGGCCTGCCGGTGGTCGGCGGCTCCAGCGCCGAGGGGATGCTGTTCGCGCCGACCTGCCAGATGGTCGACGGCGCGGTGCACGAGGGCGCGGCGCTGTTCGTGCTGATCGAGACCGACCTGGCGATTTCCGAGGTGCTGTTCTCGCATTTCAGCCCCACCGACAAGCGCGCCGTGGTCACCGCCGCCGACACCCATAACCGCATCATCCTGGAGCTGAACGCCGAGCCGGCGGCGCAGGAATATGCCCGGCTGGCCGGCGTGCCGCTGCATGCGCTGACCCAGACGGAATTCGCCCGCCATCCGCTGCTGCTGCGCACCGGCAAGCGCCACCATGTCCGGGCCATCCGCGCCATCACCCGCGAGGGCGGGCTGGAGCTGCTTTCGGGCACCGAGCCCGGCCACATCCTGACGCTGGGCCGGGCCATGGACATGACCCGCGGCTTTGCCGAGGTGATGGACGCGCTGCCGCGCCCGCCGCTGATGGTGCTGGGCTTCGACTGCATCCTGCGGCGCCTGGCGCTGGAACGCGCCGGCATGACCGGGCAGATGTCCGAGCTGCTGGCCCGCTACCGCGTCGTCGGCTTCAACACCTATGGCGAGCAGCACAGCGGCATGCATGTGAACCAGACCTTCGTCGGCATGGCGCTGATGCCCCCCGAGGCGGGATGA